One Candidatus Rhabdochlamydia sp. T3358 genomic window, TCTTTTGTTAATTTGCACCTGTGACCGAGATGACTCATTACTAACCCACTCACCGTATTCTGATGTCTGTAAGATGCAATAGTTGTTTTGGACCATAACCTAATTGTACGTTATAACGAACAATTTTTACAAGCCCAATCTATGAAAGAAAAAAACAATTAGGTCAATCCTGGCAAGAACACAATCTGCTTGCATCTCATCAGATATCAGATATCGATTCCGACACTCTTTTTTTACAAGCAGGGGTTTATCTAGACAACATTCGTTCTGCTTTTAATATGGGTAGTATTATCCGAACAGTAGAAGCATTTCTCTTAGGCCCCATTTGCTTTGCCAAGCAAATCCCCTATATCGATAACCTCAAAGTACAAAAAACCTCGATGTTTACCTTTGATAAGGTAACCTGTCATCAAAATAGACCTTTGGAACAACTCCCTAAACCTTTAATTGCCTTAGAAACCATTCCAAATGCTCCTTCATTATTTGACTTCACCTTTCCTAAAGAGTTCACCCTCTTATTAGGAAATGAAGAATATGGACTCTCTGACCAAGCGTTATCTATGGCTGATCAAGCTGTGCAAATTCCCCTTTATGGTTTTAAGCAATCTCTTAATGTAGCTTCAGCTTTTGCAATTGTAGCCGCTGTGATTAGTAATCAACAAAGATGCAAAAACTTGTAAAAGCTATTTAGCTACATTTATCAAGATAATCTTACCTAACCCCTGTCTTCAAAATTTAAGTCATTAGAAGAAAATGGATTTGTTTCAAGGTAATTCCATATGTTAGAGCTATAATGTTCTAACCTCATCTCAATCATATCTTGTATATCTTGCCGAGGAATCAGTTGATCAACAGTCAATGGCTTTTGCGTGATCGGAGATATGGGGTTACTTTCTAAAATATTCATAATAGCAGATCTTTCATATAGAACCGGGTTGTCTTGATCTTGTTGATGATCACGTGTGGTAGGTTCTTCTACAGGATAGCGTATGGGTTCAAGTGTAATAGGACAGATATAGCTTCGTAGCGTCAAATCTTCATGAAAAGCAGCTGGAATAGGAAAAGCGTTCATAATAGCCTTTTCTATCTCTTGAGGATCATATTGTTGAGGGTTTATTTTTAATTCAGCAATTGCTCTTGCATAGATACTATTATACCATTCTCTAGAAAGATCTCCTGTTGAACTGATCT contains:
- a CDS encoding TrmH family RNA methyltransferase, which translates into the protein MDSDTLFLQAGVYLDNIRSAFNMGSIIRTVEAFLLGPICFAKQIPYIDNLKVQKTSMFTFDKVTCHQNRPLEQLPKPLIALETIPNAPSLFDFTFPKEFTLLLGNEEYGLSDQALSMADQAVQIPLYGFKQSLNVASAFAIVAAVISNQQRCKNL
- a CDS encoding U-box domain-containing protein, with product MNVCGLVDNRSIVDCLTHKISSTGDLSREWYNSIYARAIAELKINPQQYDPQEIEKAIMNAFPIPAAFHEDLTLRSYICPITLEPIRYPVEEPTTRDHQQDQDNPVLYERSAIMNILESNPISPITQKPLTVDQLIPRQDIQDMIEMRLEHYSSNIWNYLETNPFSSNDLNFEDRG